One segment of Hippopotamus amphibius kiboko isolate mHipAmp2 chromosome 2, mHipAmp2.hap2, whole genome shotgun sequence DNA contains the following:
- the MLANA gene encoding melanoma antigen recognized by T-cells 1, translated as MPRKEAHFIHGAPRKGHGHSYITAEEAAGIGILTVILGILLLISCWYCRRRSGYRSLNVDKSIHAGTKSTLTGRCSCEGLGHQDRKLPLQENNSEPVVPNAPPAYEKLSTAQSPPPYSP; from the exons ATGCCAAGAAAAGAGGCTCACTTCATCCACGGTGCCCCCAGGAAGGGGCACGGCCACTCCTACATCACAGCTGAAGA ggctgcagggatTGGTATCCTGACGGTGATCCTGGGAATCTTACTGCTCATCAGCTGCTGGTACTGCAGAAGACGGAGCGGATACCGAAGCTTGAATGTG GACAAAAGCATTCATGCTGGTACTAAAAGTACCTTAACAGGAAGATGTTCATGCGAGGGGCTTGGTCACCAGGACAGAAAACTGCCTTTGCAAGAGAACAACAGTGAACCTGTG GTTCCCAATGCTCCACCTGCCTATGAGAAACTCTCCACAGCACAGTCACCACCACCGTACTCTCCGTGA